Below is a genomic region from Raphanus sativus cultivar WK10039 chromosome 4, ASM80110v3, whole genome shotgun sequence.
AACCCATTCTCTTCCTCCTCTACTTCTTCAGACTCTTCAAATCTTGGCCCCCAAGAAGAATCAATGATGTTATCATTGCTGTTTCTTGGAGACCAAGTCTCCTTGTTGTCAAACCCATTCTCTTCCTTCTCTACTTCTTCAGGCTCTTCAAATCTTGGCCCCCAAGAAGAAGCAATCATGTTAGCATTGCTGTTGCTTGGAGACCAAGTCTCTCTGTTTTCACACTCTTCGCCCCAAGAAGGAGCCAGAACATGATCAGTGTTGTTGCTTGTGGAACAAGTGTGATCCTCCTCCGTTTCAGGGTGTCTTTTCCTTATCAGAGAAGCAATGTGCTCATGAGGACCAGCCTCCAAAAACCACGACAAGTCCTCCACAAAACTCTGAGCTTCAATCACACCGCTCCACATACGCATCTTCTGACCAGTGACGGGATCGATTACAAGCACCACAGGTGGAGGAGAGTCGATTTTGTAGTAGTTCGAGATCTTATCCCCTTCGATTGTATTATCATAGACCTGCCACAAGAGGAAGCTGGACATAACAGCTTCTGAAACGGTGTCGTTGGACCATAAATCACGATTGAGCGTGTGAGAAGCAAACTCTGTTTTGGATTGGAGATTCACTAGCAACCATAGATTCTCCGTACAAGAAGTTGATTTCGCTTCTTCCAACGTACGACCATCGAAAAGCAAGTCTACAGGAGGACGATACATGGAAGACAATGTCGAATTTGATTCTCCATCATCGAACGTCGTTGACTCGTTATTTTGCTTCGCGACATGATCTTCATTATACATGGACGGTTCCATATAGTTCTTGTCGAGGAGAAACAAATTAATGGATTCTTCTATATTCCAGTTCGTTGTCTCCAAGAACCTTTTTGCGGTTTGTACAGTCTCGCCGACAGCGACTTCGAGAAAAGAAGAGATTAGTTgatcttcatgttgttgttcGATAGGATTCGTGGAAAGTGTTTGAGGGGTTTCGTTGTTGAGGAAGAGATTGATTTCTTCGTAAAGCGGCGACCTATCTGTTATCACTCGGTTTGTGCTCGAAAACGGTATCCCCATTGTTGCTGTTGTGAGAGATATCAACAGGTTGTAGAGCTTGTGTCTGTTTATATAGAAATCTTGAAAGAGAAAACTtgtttttatttccttttctgtttaaaatatatggaaAAGGAAAGTTTGTTtagatttgtttccttttcgCGCAGACCGTCTCAAAGTAATCGTGATCCCATGTGCAAGCTCTTTTCACGCAGACCGTCTCAAAATTAATTTACTTGATATATATCCAATTTATAGAAATGTAAAGATTCCTATAAAATATATCctttaaaatcaaaacagaaaTCAACATCAAACagtaaattacaaataaaaaatcattaaaattgagttgatatatcttatatatatttgaaaatttaacataaacattaaatgtaaaatgtaaactaaatatttaattatatatgtgttaattaTTGTAAATTCAATATAAACTTCGTTACAATTTTAATAAccaaatttttgaatattaagcaaatttatcttttgaaataaaattaaaaaatattataaattaattaaattgatatgtatactatttataaaaaaatcaatattcctataaattattctttaaaataaaatagaaatctaCATAAAaggtaaattaaaaaatttaaaatccttaaaattttagttaatatcTATTATGTATaactgaaaaaataatataaacatttagtgaaaatggaaaactaatttttaattattatatatacttaatatttgaaatttaatatacaattaactaacaaaaatatacaatatattatatttaattatatatacacttAAATTTGAAAAGATTAATCAACTATAtcttaaaatatgataatatatcttaaaatataagaatttttaAGGGGTGTCAACCTagtatttaaacaaataataacaaTATGACACATCAACATTTAAACTTACTATTTATGAAAGTGTCAATATTGCCAATTTTGttctagaaaataaaagaacatGAAATTAAgtaaactaacaaaataaaaatattaaaaattaattagattgatatgtagaaattttttaaaaatgtgaagATTCCTATAGAATAtctcttttaaaattaaactaggATActacccgcgctttgaaagcgcggagttaaattttattgatttgttaacatgttattttattaaataatatgtttagaTATGTACGTTCGGTTTTCGTTTCATTTCCAGGTTGTATTTTTGGCTTTCATTTGATTTTGACTCGGTTGTAGCTTTTTATTTTCGATTCAAGATATATAAAAATCGTTCGGTTAGTTATTAATTTGAGTATGGTTtgaattttagttatttattttttggtttggttaagtCACAATATtcaaaaattccaaaaaatacCACGGTGTATGGTATAAACCATTTACTAAAATCGTGGTatagataatattttatgtaaactatataccatggtattttttggaatttttgaACATTGTGACTTAaccaaacaagaaaaaataaataactaaaattcaAACCACACTCAAATTAATAACTAACCGAACGGTTTTTATATATCTTCAACCGAAATCAAAAGTTACAACCGAATCGAAATCAAATTGAAAGCCAAAAATACAATCAGGAAACGAAGCGAAAACCGAAAGCacatatctaaatatattatatcatcCAACACATATTTATCGAAATCAAATCgaaggttttctttttttttctttgttttactgGTACAATAATaagcaagaaacaaaaaggataaatcataaaaacaaagaaaaagtgTGATGGGTTCGCGATGGTGAATGAGGTGGGTCCATTAGTTTCCTATTATACCTCAATTAGTTATTCGATAGCTTGttaattgttataaaatattttccatttgtttttttttaataaaaagcgAATGGCATTGCTGTAAATACTAAGCAAAATAAAGAGGATGTCAAAAAAATGTatgctgttttaattgtattgatagATATGAACCTATAAAGGTGTTGCCaaataaaaatcactaaaattgagttgatatgtataatttatattttgaaaattaacataaatattaaattatgtaGTTATATACATTAACTATGTTCAATTAAATATacagttaataaaaaaattaatttactaTTTGTAAAAGTGTCAATATTgccaaaacatttttaaataaaattaaaaattataaaaattaaaaaataaaatacgattaaaatttaattaacttGATATGTATCcactagacattatttgtgaAGTGCTTTTGATACATGTCATCACCAAAATAAGTCTAcgaaaaaaatgatgacatgacTTAAAAGAAATATGACATGACATCGATTTAATTGTGATatgtaaaattttctatattaaaattaatgtttttgataagatttcttaaatatggtaattactattttgtatatatgtatttgtatttttgtaaagtttcgtaaatagtaataactaaaaaaatttgtatcaaaaatATTCTAGAAGTATCCATTTTGGTAAgatttaagaaatatttaagaaatatgGTAATACctaataacttttctatatatatattaaaacaatataattatatatataaataataattataattttatatttaacaacttatatatgttatatttatcaacttatatatgttatttatgttaatgcatatatttattagaactaatttatatatttacaattacacatatttaaaataaaagtaactaaataaagtataatatgaataaagtaaattataaaatttaaattttaattattacaatttgaatataataaaactaaaaagttaaaataaaattgaataaatcaaattagaaaaattacattatgattttattttttaactaataaaatttaaatttaaatactgaaaattaaaaatttatttatataaatttatttataaatttttttatatatgcgTATGGCGCAGGAAAACTCCTAgttcaatttataaaaatgtgaagattccttaaaatatatatttaaaataaaacggaTATGCACATAAAAGGgttaattaatagaataaatctttaaaaactgagttgatatatatgatatatatttggAAAATTATCATATACATTAAGTGAACaattaaaatgaatatttcgttatattatatactaactattttaaatgcttaatcattatatatatatactaacaaTTTAAAATGCTTAATCAACACAAAATATAATGATCTatctttaaatataataattttagaaaatttgaaACTTTTGAAGAACCATGTAtatacaaagaaataaaatatgtaaagaAAAGGTAAATAGGAAAACCAGAAAACTATACGAAAAACATATCTTCATATATATGCTAACTcattatataattacaaaaaaaagttcaacaAAAGAAGAAGTAGTGTATCCATAGTTTTTCCTTTACTATATGttatacaaataataattaataaatactaaattagcaaataaaaacatcaaaaataaaataatcggATAAGATAATTCTTCGAAAAATCAGTACAAGAAGCTTCATTGACcaaataaaaagaacaaaatgtcttacaaaatgaaaaataataattaaatttataaataaaataaattaaaattaaaattaaaaaaaattgataattgGTCTAACTGTTTAGCTTTAAAAGagttaaataaaacaatatgtacTCAAGtatgtcaaaaatataaaaaacagaTAAATATAGAAAGATAAATATGATCAAAAGAGTTGAATAAAACAATATGTACTCAAGCATgtcaaaatatacaaaatagataaatatagaAAGATAAATATGATCAAAATTGCAAAGGTTGTAATCTTTTAGAAGAATATGAACCTAtaatttagtatttatttttaagcaTTAGTACcaattataaataactaaattaataatagATTACAGAAATttccaaaacaaataaaacagtATAGCCAGCCATTTATTTTATTGCTTTCAgcgataaaaaaaaataatcattcagAATGAACAACATATGGTTTACTCATCAATAATCAacacttttatattatttttgacaaaaagaTGAATCAACTACAATTTAAGAACTCATAGATGCTAATCTAAAGAATTCACTGAAACCAAAGAAAACTATTTGGTGACTTCTCATAAGTTTTTAACATAAATTGCTTGATGATCATTTAGATAAcaagttttataaaatagatgAAAAAGATACAAAGAAATTTGtaagtaatttattttaaaatttcagtaAACTTTACAaagaacataaataatataaatacacattttatacatttatgaatacaaaaaagagaaatatataaagttatttattttaggaGTACAATATTACAAACaaacataaatacaaaataacacattatatttaatttatttttaacaagaataaaaattaataaattcattatatttcaagattttaaaattattgtaaaaGTTTAACTTAACTATTAATAAAAACTCACGCGTAGCGTGAGtataaaatttagtaataaGAAAAAGTAAGACCATGTGCATATGCAATGTATGTTAGCACATGACTAAAAACGGTAATTTCATGTATAGTTGAAATGAAATTTTGTTTCGTATTTAAATTGTgtgaataatattattttttctctttagatACACCCCCTTTTTTTAATTGATACACCGTCTTTACAATTACTTTGCTATTGAGTTTTCAAATGGTCTAAATGATACTAATATCTATCTCATCTCAAAAACAACTAAGCCCCCATAGATGTCTTAATTCCATCCCATAGGTTTATGCAAAGTATGTTACAAGTTAATCTTTAAGATCTTATACTAGAGGCTAAAGAAGATTCTTCATAGTTGAGTTTTTAAATTCCAATCAACCTTTATGGCTAAAAGATAGATTTCAGATGATATCATGGttgcataaaaaatattttacgtaTTGAGGACAAAGCCAAGTGAAAGAAACAACAGATTAGCCAGTAAAACATATATAAGTAAAACGTACGATAGGATAAAAATGGGATTTTTGGCAATGTAGGTTGACTGGATTATATACTGTATTACTTTAGTGAAATAAAAGGTACTTATGAATGCCTAACCAAGAGGAAACATATTTCCAGAAAGAGGTCTATGATAAGGAGATTCTTtgtcttttttcatttttattctatgcacAGAAGCGTTCGTTAGCATTTTTAATCATGCAGAGAATCAAGCGAAGATAACAGCGATGCATGTCACACGCGCGTGTCCCTCGATATCCCACCTTCTCTTTGCTGATGATAACCTTTTCATCGGTAAGACGGAATCCTTTGAATGTGGAGAAGTAATAAAAGTAGGCAGGAAATATGGTAAAGCATCAGGCCAATGCATCAACTTTGACAAATCctccttactctttggtaagagggTTCACGGAAATATAAgacaacaaattaaaaacatactTGGGATCCAAAACGAAGGAGGAACAGTGACATACCTATGGATTCCTGAAGATATTAGTGATTTCAATTGTAAACTATTTGCTTTCCTGAAAGATAAACTATTGCACAAAGTTAATGAATGGACGTGTATATGGCTCTTAAAAGGAGGTCCTAATTAAATCTATTATGCTTGGTCTTCTGACGTATGTTATGTCTACTTTTCTGCTTCCGCTAAGATATGTGAAACTCTTACCAGTGCCATTCGACAATTCTGGTGGAGCTCAAACCCGCCTGATCAGTGAGGAATTCATTGggaaaaatgagaaaaaaacttTGTTTACCTAGAGAAGAAAGAGGAATTGGCTTCTGTCTGATTCATGAGTTTAACCTAGCTCTACTAGAAAAATAACTGTGACGATTAGTCCAAAATC
It encodes:
- the LOC108852292 gene encoding plant UBX domain-containing protein 16-like; its protein translation is MGIPFSSTNRVITDRSPLYEEINLFLNNETPQTLSTNPIEQQHEDQLISSFLEVAVGETVQTAKRFLETTNWNIEESINLFLLDKNYMEPSMYNEDHVAKQNNESTTFDDGESNSTLSSMYRPPVDLLFDGRTLEEAKSTSCTENLWLLVNLQSKTEFASHTLNRDLWSNDTVSEAVMSSFLLWQVYDNTIEGDKISNYYKIDSPPPVVLVIDPVTGQKMRMWSGVIEAQSFVEDLSWFLEAGPHEHIASLIRKRHPETEEDHTCSTSNNTDHVLAPSWGEECENRETWSPSNSNANMIASSWGPRFEEPEEVEKEENGFDNKETWSPRNSNDNIIDSSWGPRFEESEEVEEEENGFDNNETRSPSNNNDNTIASSWGARFEEPEEVEEEENWFEFQDLTEEPKVDCDKSVVCSVCVRFLDGRRRQRRFLKSEPVQLLWSFCYSHMEGFERKAFKLVQAIPGAPKTLDYGVNATFEESGLANSMISVAWE